In Leishmania donovani BPK282A1 complete genome, chromosome 35, the following are encoded in one genomic region:
- a CDS encoding poly(a) binding protein, putative, which translates to MAFTGPNPSIWVGGLDPDLQEQKLYDYFVRIGPVTSVRVCVDSATQKSLGYGYVNFQDPADAEKALDQAGSKLGSRYLRIAKIQRDPSKRRSGVNNILVKKLPKSVDTYALKEMFSKFGRLTAIGLACDEKGESRGYARISFEREESAVDAVREMDGMEMDGQAIVVERYQAQHRDELLKQFTNLYVKNLDPAVTDEKLRAFFAKYGEVSSAKVRDLGAVQSEAGLGYVAFQKHEDAARAVEELNGKECEISKAGSPLDVSRFRSREERQRDRERQRRERAQQHSKYPNLYVKGFDDTVTSERLEELFQRYGETVSVTVMMDKETGVSRCFGFVSMKDQNAASQAIQELNGSTFLSPRPLFVTYALRKDARRQNLEERSKQFRVRQNPMGGPGMGAMPPIGFMGPQMFNNVNMPFMNPRVPIMPMNGMNGIGGMNGMGGMNGVGGVGGMGGMGGMGGMGGMGGMGGMGGMARPMAPNAMSQMRSRPMPQKPPMQSLMPQQHQQAPPQGQNLAAVLANLNPEQQKNVLGERLYSYIVRSHPSVAAKITGMLLEMDNSEILNMLDSPTMLDSKIAEAQDVLNRHMSV; encoded by the coding sequence ATGGCCTTTACTGGTCCGAATCCCTCAATCTGGGTCGGTGGCCTGGACCCGGATCTGCAGGAGCAGAAGCTATACGACTACTTTGTGCGCATCGGCCCCGTCACCTCCGTCCGCGTATGCGTCGACTCTGCCACGCAGAAGTCCCTCGGGTACGGTTACGTAAACTTCCAGGACCCCGCGGATGCTGAGAAGGCGCTGGACCAGGCCGGCTCCAAGCTCGGCTCTCGCTACCTCCGCATCGCCAAGATCCAGCGCGACCCCTCGAAGCGCCGCTCCGGCGTCAACAACATCCTTGTCAAGAAACTTCCAAAGAGTGTCGACACGTACGCACTGAAGGAGATGTTCAGCAAGTTCGGCCGCCTCACCGCGATCGGCCTGGCGTGCGACGAGAAGGGCGAGTCTCGCGGCTACGCCCGCATCTCCTTCGAGCGCGAGGAGTCCGCCGTGGACGCCGTGAGGGAGATGGACGGGATGGAGATGGACGGCCAGGCGATCGTCGTGGAACGCTACCAGGCCCAACACCGTgacgagctgctgaagcagtTCACCAACCTGTACGTCAAAAACCTCGATCCCGCTGTCACGGACGAAAAGCTGCGCGCGTTCTTCGCCAAGTACGGCGAAGTCAGCTCCGCGAAGGTCCGCGACCTCGGCGCGGTTCAGAGCGAGGCCGGTCTCGGCTACGTCGCCTTCCAGAAGCACGAGGACGCCGCCCGCGCTGTTGAGGAGCTGAACGGAAAGGAGTGTGAGATCTCCAAGGCCGGCTCCCCTCTCGACGTGAGCCGCTTCCGCTCTCGCGaggagcgccagcgcgaccgcgagcgccagcgccgtgagcgcgcgcagcagcacagcaagTACCCGAACCTGTACGTCAAGGGCTTTGACGACACTGTCACGAGCGAGCGCCTGGAGGAGCTGTTCCAGCGCTACGGCGAGACGGTGTCGGTGACAGTGATGATGGACAAGGAGACGGGCGTGTCGCGCTGCTTCGGCTTCGTGTCCATGAAGGACCAGaacgccgcctcgcaggccaTTCAGGAGCTGAACGGCAGCACCTTTCTCAGCCCCCGCCCGCTCTTCGTCACGTACGCCCTTCGCAAGGATGCGCGCCGCCAGAACCTCGAGGAGCGCAGCAAGCAGTTCCGCGTGCGCCAAAACCCGATGGGCGGCCCGGGCATGGGTGCCATGCCACCCATAGGCTTCATGGGCCCGCAGATGTTCAACAACGTCAACATGCCATTCATGAACCCGCGCGTGCCGATCATGCCGATGAACGGAATGAACGGAATAGGCGGCATGAACGGTATGGGTGGCATGAACGGCGTGGGCGGTGTGGGAGGTATGGGCGGGATGGGCGGCATGGGCGGCATGGGAGGTATGGGCGGCATGGGCGGCATGGGAGGCATGGCCCGCCCAATGGCGCCGAACGCTATGAGCCAGATGCGCTCTCGCCCGATGCCGCAAAAGCCGCCGATGCAGTCTCTGatgccacagcagcaccagcaggcgCCTCCGCAGGGCCAGAACCTCGCTGCGGTGCTCGCGAACCTCAACCCTGAGCAGCAGAAAAATGTGCTCGGTGAGCGTCTCTACAGCTACATTGTGCGCAGCCACCCGTCTGTGGCCGCCAAGATCACGGGTATGCTTCTCGAGATGGACAACTCCGAGATTCTGAACATGCTGGACTCGCCAACGATGCTGGACAGCAAGATCGCCGAGGCCCAGGACGTTCTGAACCGTCACATGAGCGTTTGA